The Antarcticibacterium sp. 1MA-6-2 genome has a window encoding:
- a CDS encoding BLUF domain-containing protein: protein MRYTICYVSTAIENLEQEKLEQLLQKWKEKNNDEGFKGILLYSEGNFFQVLEGEKRQLLELFENIRKDKRHHSVIQILGKEIDQTGYDGYDADFVTEKNKYSREAMERYYKPLDGMDVQTKEVAKRMLDVFIETSK from the coding sequence ATGAGATACACAATATGCTATGTAAGTACTGCCATAGAGAATTTAGAGCAGGAAAAATTAGAACAACTTCTCCAAAAGTGGAAAGAAAAGAATAATGATGAAGGATTTAAAGGAATATTGTTATATTCTGAAGGAAATTTTTTTCAGGTACTGGAGGGAGAAAAACGACAGCTTCTGGAGCTTTTTGAGAACATAAGGAAAGACAAAAGACATCACTCGGTTATTCAAATCCTGGGAAAAGAAATAGACCAAACTGGATACGACGGGTATGATGCTGATTTTGTTACTGAAAAAAATAAATACAGCCGGGAAGCTATGGAAAGGTATTACAAACCTTTAGATGGGATGGATGTCCAAACCAAGGAAGTGGCAAAAAGGATGCTGGACGTTTTTATAGAAACCTCCAAATAA
- a CDS encoding SDR family oxidoreductase, whose translation MDQQKRILVAGASGALGMEIVKLLKKQEVPVRVLTRSNEGVSKLAPYTKDVWKGDASEESPELTGITKDVHTVVSSLGKSVSLFSPNDSSFFESDYIANKSILDDAVKNKVKRFIYVSIKGADVEEDYSIAKAHKMFENELKASGLDYTIIRPVGFFSGLNDLAIMAKRKVIPVIGDGQAKTNSIHHQDLAEVVVSYIESGPQMIEVGGPLVHTRLEMAEMIKEKIGGQIIKVPKTIAQMGADIPKIFSEGTHDKLDYFTYITTNDMIGEKNGSVTFEEYLRTLDLKRLP comes from the coding sequence ATGGATCAACAGAAAAGAATTTTAGTCGCAGGAGCATCCGGAGCACTGGGAATGGAGATTGTGAAATTACTGAAAAAGCAGGAGGTGCCTGTAAGAGTATTAACCCGATCAAATGAAGGAGTTTCCAAACTTGCTCCCTATACAAAAGATGTCTGGAAAGGTGATGCTTCCGAAGAAAGTCCTGAGCTCACAGGAATTACAAAAGATGTTCATACAGTAGTCTCTTCCCTTGGGAAAAGTGTAAGCCTCTTTTCTCCTAACGATTCATCTTTTTTTGAAAGTGATTACATCGCCAACAAGAGTATTTTAGATGACGCCGTAAAGAACAAGGTGAAGCGTTTTATATATGTTTCTATTAAAGGGGCCGATGTGGAAGAGGATTACAGCATTGCAAAGGCTCATAAAATGTTCGAAAACGAATTAAAAGCATCAGGATTGGATTATACAATTATTCGACCTGTAGGATTTTTTTCGGGTTTAAATGACCTTGCTATCATGGCAAAAAGAAAAGTGATCCCTGTCATAGGAGATGGACAGGCAAAAACAAATAGTATTCACCATCAGGATTTAGCTGAAGTTGTAGTATCCTATATCGAAAGCGGACCACAAATGATTGAAGTTGGAGGGCCTCTGGTTCATACCCGATTGGAAATGGCTGAAATGATTAAAGAGAAAATTGGCGGACAGATAATTAAAGTTCCAAAAACAATTGCCCAGATGGGTGCCGATATTCCGAAAATATTTAGTGAAGGGACTCACGATAAACTGGACTACTTTACCTATATCACCACAAACGATATGATAGGAGAGAAAAACGGATCAGTCACTTTCGAAGAATACTTAAGGACTCTTGATTTAAAACGATTGCCATAA
- a CDS encoding NAD(P)/FAD-dependent oxidoreductase yields the protein MPETYDAIITGSGSNGLAAAIYLQQKGINTAIFEQASTPGGSTRTQELSLPGFKHDVGSAILPMGYASPFLRTLPLTDFGLEWIFPEIPYSHPFDDGTAIACYRDIKETAAQLGEDGKAYEDLFTPIVTNWNKLEENLLGPLGFPDHPLEFMKFGLKAIPSARLLADHYFKNEKSKVFFYGSAAHSTLPLTNIASASFGLVLTTMAHRYGWPFPKGGAQSFTNALLAYYRSLGGEVFLNKNITHLEQLPKAKAYLFDVTPKQLLKIEGFNFTDLYRTRMKNFNYGAGVFKMDWALSDPIPFTNEKCRRSGTVHIGFSKEEIEESEKTIHQKNMTDTPYVLVAQHSNFDDSRAPEGKYTAWAYCHVPNGSIKDYSAIIENQIERAAPGFKETILARSTMNSVELQQWNPNIVGGDINGGRQDITQLFTRPIVKISPYSTPDPRVYICSSSTPPGGRCPWDVWV from the coding sequence ATGCCGGAAACATACGATGCAATTATTACAGGAAGCGGATCAAACGGACTGGCAGCAGCCATATATTTACAGCAAAAGGGAATAAATACAGCAATTTTTGAACAGGCTTCAACTCCCGGAGGATCTACAAGAACTCAGGAATTGAGCCTGCCAGGTTTTAAACACGACGTAGGCTCGGCCATTCTTCCTATGGGATATGCCTCGCCTTTTTTAAGAACCTTGCCTTTAACAGATTTTGGACTGGAATGGATCTTTCCTGAAATACCCTATTCTCACCCCTTTGATGATGGCACTGCCATTGCTTGTTACAGGGATATTAAGGAAACTGCTGCACAATTGGGAGAAGATGGGAAAGCCTATGAGGATTTGTTTACACCAATTGTGACGAACTGGAATAAACTGGAAGAAAATTTACTTGGACCGCTCGGCTTTCCCGATCATCCCCTGGAGTTTATGAAATTTGGCTTAAAAGCTATTCCTTCTGCCCGGTTGTTGGCAGATCATTATTTCAAAAATGAAAAATCAAAAGTTTTCTTTTATGGATCTGCTGCTCACAGCACTTTACCCCTTACAAATATAGCATCAGCCTCATTTGGCCTGGTATTAACAACCATGGCTCATCGTTACGGCTGGCCCTTTCCTAAAGGAGGAGCTCAAAGTTTTACAAATGCCTTACTGGCGTATTACCGTTCCCTGGGAGGAGAAGTGTTCTTAAATAAGAATATTACGCATCTGGAACAATTACCCAAAGCCAAGGCTTACCTCTTTGATGTTACCCCAAAGCAGCTTCTCAAAATTGAAGGTTTTAATTTTACAGATCTCTACAGGACGAGGATGAAAAATTTCAATTATGGTGCAGGTGTCTTTAAAATGGACTGGGCGCTAAGTGATCCAATTCCTTTTACCAATGAAAAGTGCCGAAGATCGGGAACAGTCCATATCGGGTTTTCAAAAGAAGAAATAGAAGAATCAGAAAAAACCATTCATCAAAAAAATATGACTGATACACCTTATGTATTAGTTGCTCAACATAGTAATTTTGATGATAGCCGCGCTCCTGAAGGAAAATATACTGCCTGGGCATATTGTCACGTCCCCAACGGAAGTATAAAAGATTATTCTGCCATTATAGAAAATCAAATTGAACGCGCGGCGCCAGGATTTAAAGAAACTATCCTGGCAAGGTCCACAATGAATTCGGTAGAATTACAGCAATGGAATCCTAATATAGTAGGAGGAGATATTAATGGAGGGAGACAGGACATTACCCAACTCTTCACAAGACCCATTGTCAAAATATCCCCCTACTCCACACCCGATCCACGAGTTTATATTTGTTCATCCTCTACTCCTCCCGGGGGGCGGTGTCCATGGGATGTGTGGGTTTAA
- a CDS encoding RNA polymerase sigma factor RpoD/SigA, producing MRQLKITKQVTNRETASLDKYLQEIGKVDLITADEEVELAQRIKAGDDRALEKLTKANLRFVVSVAKQYQNQGLTLPDLINEGNLGLIKAAKRFDETRGFKFISYAVWWIRQSILQALAEQSRIVRLPLNKIGSINKINKTFAFLEQSHERPPSAEEIAKELDMTINDVKESMKNSGRHVSMDAPLVEGEDSNLYDVLRSGESPNPDRELLHESLRTEIERALETLTPREADVIRLYFGLGDQHPMTLEEIGETFDLTRERVRQIKEKAIRRLKHTSRSKILKTYLG from the coding sequence ATGAGACAACTTAAAATTACGAAGCAGGTAACTAACCGTGAAACTGCCTCGCTGGATAAGTATTTGCAAGAAATTGGTAAAGTTGATTTAATTACCGCCGATGAAGAGGTGGAATTGGCACAACGAATAAAAGCGGGTGATGACCGTGCTTTGGAAAAATTGACCAAAGCTAATTTACGTTTTGTGGTTTCGGTTGCAAAACAATATCAAAACCAGGGTTTAACCCTTCCCGATTTAATTAATGAAGGAAATTTAGGACTTATTAAAGCCGCAAAACGTTTTGACGAAACTCGTGGTTTTAAATTTATTTCTTACGCTGTATGGTGGATTCGCCAGTCTATTTTACAGGCATTGGCCGAACAATCCCGTATTGTACGTTTACCTCTAAACAAAATTGGTTCTATTAACAAGATCAACAAAACTTTTGCTTTTCTTGAACAATCTCACGAGCGCCCGCCAAGTGCAGAAGAAATTGCAAAGGAATTGGATATGACAATAAATGATGTTAAGGAATCTATGAAAAATTCCGGGCGTCACGTATCTATGGATGCTCCCCTGGTAGAAGGTGAAGATTCAAACCTTTATGATGTATTAAGGAGTGGGGAATCTCCCAATCCTGATAGGGAATTATTACACGAATCTCTTAGGACCGAAATTGAAAGAGCTCTTGAAACATTAACTCCAAGAGAAGCAGATGTTATTAGGTTATATTTTGGCCTTGGTGATCAACATCCTATGACTTTGGAAGAAATTGGCGAGACTTTTGATCTAACCAGGGAGAGAGTTCGTCAAATAAAAGAAAAAGCAATTAGAAGATTGAAACATACCTCCAGAAGTAAGATCCTTAAAACTTACTTAGGATAA